A single window of Pseudarthrobacter psychrotolerans DNA harbors:
- a CDS encoding DNA/RNA helicase domain-containing protein, translated as MFERSIPEIENSDLFKFSPFKALNHDQAGAVGEILDGLLSDLERGQPSTSVIQGDPGTGKTIIAIYLMKLLRDIQISQEGESFDSDSIFSDYFVEGNRDLIANLKVGLVVPQQSLRSTIKKVFNKTPSLQPGMVLSPFDLSPSGEPYDLLIVDEAHRLSQRANQPSGPQNKKYREITEALFGVDDLSITQLDWVRESSKHQILLLDAEQSVRPADLPKDLVRSLILRSQVEKKFYRLHSQMRVQGGTDYIKYIRKIFSSEPPVHTPIENYDFRFFDDVRDMHEAIRRRESEVQLARLVAGFAWPWKTKTDPNAFDIDIDGHRLRWNQTQTDWINSRNSIDEVGSIHTVQGYDLNYAGVIIGPDLRFDLETQSIVVDRASYFDKKGKENNPKLGLVYTDNDLLRYITNIYAVLMTRGMHGTYVYVHDEALREYLRHFIPQAPIGALRGG; from the coding sequence ATGTTTGAGCGCTCAATACCTGAGATTGAGAACAGCGATCTCTTCAAGTTTTCGCCGTTTAAGGCTCTTAACCACGATCAGGCGGGTGCCGTCGGAGAGATCTTGGATGGCCTTCTCAGCGATTTAGAGCGTGGACAGCCAAGTACCAGCGTCATTCAGGGAGATCCGGGCACAGGAAAAACAATAATTGCAATATATCTAATGAAGCTGCTCCGCGACATTCAGATTTCTCAAGAAGGTGAAAGTTTCGATAGTGACTCAATCTTTTCGGATTACTTTGTAGAAGGCAACCGTGATCTCATTGCCAATCTCAAGGTTGGCCTAGTGGTCCCGCAGCAGTCACTACGTTCAACCATCAAAAAGGTTTTCAACAAGACGCCTTCTCTTCAGCCCGGCATGGTCCTGAGCCCATTTGACCTCTCACCCTCCGGAGAGCCCTACGATTTGCTGATAGTGGACGAAGCGCATAGGCTCAGCCAACGCGCGAACCAGCCGTCCGGTCCTCAAAACAAGAAATATCGTGAGATTACCGAAGCCCTATTTGGCGTAGATGACCTGTCGATCACCCAGCTGGACTGGGTTCGCGAGAGCAGCAAGCACCAGATTCTGCTATTGGACGCTGAGCAGAGCGTTAGGCCCGCGGACTTGCCGAAGGACTTAGTCCGATCCCTCATACTTCGTTCGCAAGTTGAGAAAAAATTCTACCGTTTGCATTCACAGATGCGCGTCCAGGGTGGGACGGACTACATCAAATATATTCGCAAAATTTTTTCGTCAGAACCTCCCGTTCATACACCGATCGAGAATTACGATTTTCGATTCTTTGATGATGTCAGGGATATGCACGAGGCCATCCGTAGGCGAGAGTCAGAGGTACAACTTGCGCGACTTGTCGCAGGCTTCGCTTGGCCCTGGAAAACAAAAACCGATCCTAATGCTTTTGACATCGACATTGATGGACATCGTCTTCGCTGGAACCAGACCCAAACTGACTGGATCAATTCAAGGAATTCAATAGATGAGGTTGGCTCTATTCATACAGTCCAGGGATACGATCTAAACTATGCAGGTGTCATTATCGGACCTGATCTCCGCTTTGATCTGGAGACTCAATCTATCGTTGTCGATCGAGCTAGCTACTTCGATAAGAAAGGCAAAGAAAACAACCCCAAGCTTGGGCTGGTGTACACCGACAATGACTTGCTTAGATACATCACGAATATATATGCCGTACTCATGACAAGGGGTATGCATGGGACCTACGTTTACGTGCATGACGAAGCACTCCGCGAATATCTGCGTCATTTCATTCCTCAGGCACCCATAGGGGCCCTTCGCGGTGGTTGA
- a CDS encoding HNH endonuclease signature motif containing protein, with product MMWLGISVFLALMPKPKVVSGTGLSSVTEVLRGMVDSVLAAAAPPGAFLVGLVIVAAVVHGQDVRRRDPIRRFTRQQRREGMARAANLCEMEAGFRRRCSRPAEHGDHFYPWSKGGSTSLQNFVAACARCNRTKGARIPSPGQQERIEQRRRDYVAPDGPVSVGERQPLP from the coding sequence ATGATGTGGCTAGGAATCTCAGTCTTCCTGGCCCTTATGCCAAAGCCGAAAGTAGTTTCCGGGACTGGTCTTTCCTCGGTGACCGAGGTCCTCCGCGGAATGGTGGACAGCGTTCTGGCTGCGGCTGCCCCGCCCGGCGCATTTCTTGTGGGCCTAGTCATCGTTGCTGCCGTCGTCCACGGCCAAGACGTCCGACGCCGGGACCCGATAAGACGTTTCACGCGCCAGCAGCGCCGCGAAGGCATGGCACGAGCCGCCAATCTGTGTGAAATGGAGGCAGGATTCCGGCGCCGTTGCTCCCGGCCCGCTGAGCACGGCGACCATTTCTACCCCTGGTCCAAGGGCGGATCCACCAGCCTGCAAAACTTCGTCGCCGCCTGCGCCAGGTGCAACCGAACGAAGGGCGCCAGGATTCCTTCCCCAGGCCAACAGGAACGAATAGAACAACGACGGCGGGACTACGTTGCGCCCGACGGTCCCGTAAGCGTCGGCGAACGCCAGCCGCTTCCTTAG
- a CDS encoding DUF262 domain-containing protein, which translates to MTLPREHCRTLPLEQRADALAARGIGNTDLDAFRDPIDHLLEAMLEALNRPLKTWFEAIHGRRLRLPRFQRFEAWSHNEVASLIETVLRGLPAGAVLTLEVGAKELFASRELESAPVLQAGDRVTEHLLDGQQRLTALWRALHDNYPNRTYYVRFDQDEDGAEVPRVLGQYRWDRRGATYPLWCDDAAEVLNRGYLPLRLLNPLGTAERDAWALQATGGDYERAWAENNRIHQLAAKIAAYNVPYLSLSQTTPKDVALDVFIKMNTSSVRLTSFDIVVAQLEEATGQSLHDLVEELSTAVPTAHRYVDVGTLALDVAALRSNRPANQRSYQRMDLAQVAEEWEEVVAGIKWAIEILEEERIFDAQRLPSVTSLPVIAALHQFVPKSLDAAGNARRLVKAYMWRSFLTRRYDQSAPTRALQDYRGLRSILASEPILITAPIFDDDATPLPLAADLAGASWPRGREVLARGILAISLRYGARDIADDEPATALNLEKREYHHLFPDSLLVNIAKLDPSRSMRALNCALITWSTNRNISNKSPLQYLEDRTSRADLGADAIRQRLASHVVPFDELAGAGPYAEGDGERLISDYDEFLVARAELLLPIVRQLCGSTVVSETL; encoded by the coding sequence ATGACCCTGCCGCGTGAACATTGTCGGACGTTGCCGCTTGAACAACGCGCCGACGCCTTGGCAGCGCGGGGGATCGGCAATACTGACCTTGACGCATTTCGAGATCCAATTGACCATCTACTGGAGGCTATGTTGGAAGCCCTAAACCGCCCACTCAAGACGTGGTTCGAAGCCATACACGGCCGACGATTGCGGTTGCCTCGCTTTCAGCGGTTCGAAGCCTGGAGTCACAACGAAGTGGCTAGCCTAATCGAGACCGTCTTGCGTGGGCTACCAGCGGGTGCCGTGCTGACACTTGAGGTCGGAGCGAAAGAGCTCTTCGCAAGCAGAGAGCTCGAATCTGCTCCTGTTCTACAAGCCGGGGACAGAGTTACCGAACACCTTCTGGATGGGCAACAGCGGCTGACCGCGCTGTGGCGAGCCCTCCACGATAACTATCCCAATCGGACTTATTACGTGCGCTTCGACCAGGACGAAGACGGGGCAGAAGTTCCGCGCGTCTTGGGTCAATACCGCTGGGATCGCCGGGGAGCAACCTATCCGCTGTGGTGTGACGATGCAGCTGAAGTCCTAAATCGAGGTTACCTTCCTCTTCGATTGTTGAACCCTCTTGGAACTGCAGAACGCGATGCTTGGGCTCTCCAGGCGACCGGGGGAGACTACGAGCGGGCATGGGCCGAAAATAATCGCATTCATCAGCTTGCTGCCAAAATCGCCGCCTACAACGTCCCGTATCTCAGTTTGAGCCAGACTACGCCCAAGGATGTCGCACTGGACGTGTTCATCAAGATGAATACGTCGTCAGTTCGTCTCACTTCTTTCGACATCGTCGTCGCGCAACTGGAAGAAGCCACTGGTCAATCGCTCCACGACCTTGTAGAGGAACTATCGACGGCGGTCCCAACTGCACATCGATACGTGGATGTCGGAACGCTTGCATTGGATGTTGCCGCCCTGCGGTCAAACCGACCAGCGAATCAGCGAAGCTACCAGCGCATGGACTTGGCGCAAGTCGCTGAGGAATGGGAGGAAGTCGTGGCGGGCATAAAGTGGGCTATCGAGATTCTGGAGGAAGAGAGAATCTTCGATGCCCAGCGACTGCCCTCGGTGACGTCCTTGCCGGTCATTGCCGCTCTTCACCAATTTGTTCCGAAGTCACTGGACGCCGCTGGTAATGCCCGTCGCCTTGTGAAGGCCTACATGTGGCGGTCGTTCCTGACGAGGCGATATGACCAGTCGGCCCCCACGAGGGCGCTGCAAGACTACCGGGGGCTGCGCTCCATCCTTGCGTCTGAGCCAATTCTTATCACGGCACCGATTTTCGATGACGATGCCACGCCGTTACCTCTGGCGGCCGATCTAGCGGGGGCGTCGTGGCCTCGGGGACGCGAGGTCCTAGCGCGAGGAATTTTGGCCATTTCGCTGCGGTACGGAGCTAGAGACATCGCTGACGACGAACCAGCCACAGCGTTGAATTTGGAGAAACGTGAATATCACCATCTATTTCCGGACTCGCTCCTCGTCAACATCGCGAAATTGGACCCCAGCAGGTCCATGCGTGCTCTCAACTGTGCGCTGATTACGTGGAGTACGAATCGAAATATCTCAAACAAGTCCCCGCTGCAGTATTTGGAGGACCGGACCAGCCGGGCAGATCTTGGAGCCGATGCTATTCGCCAACGACTAGCATCGCACGTCGTGCCGTTTGACGAGCTCGCCGGGGCGGGACCTTACGCCGAGGGCGATGGAGAACGACTGATTAGCGACTACGACGAATTTCTCGTGGCGAGAGCAGAACTTCTGCTGCCGATTGTGCGACAGTTATGCGGTTCGACGGTAGTTTCCGAGACGCTTTGA
- the istA gene encoding IS21 family transposase, protein MKFDGEIMEILAAYDLTGSLRAAAELTGCSHHTVARHVAARDAGQPIAEPVYRGRVTDAFLPKIEEWIEASKGKIRADKAHEKLQALGYRGSERSTRRAVAQVRAAWRLGHVRVHRPWVTEPGQWIQYDFGDGPLIEGKKTVLFVAWLAWSRFRVVIALRDRTAPSVFAALDRTFRVMGGAPTYVLTDNEKTVTVSHVAGVPVRNQQTVDFARHYGVTVLTCQPADPASKGGVEASVKIAKADIVPKDTNLRADYASFAEIEAACQAFMDEVNNREHRATRRKPAAMLAEEAPRLHRIPDTAHTVAFGLSRSVPENTPMVTFENGQYSVPAYLLGAKVFVRSHGAGGDEQVIVVHHGSKGPVEVARHPRARPGSPAINDAHFPDHRPRIPGDYTAKARTAAEVEFLAIGDGARTWLLEAAAAGTARMNVKMAEAVALAKIAGQADVDHALGTAAIHGRFANKDLASILNAALTRTTTHAAGETRSLTQGTAGWAAIGRPPATGGAAGVLEESA, encoded by the coding sequence ATGAAGTTTGACGGAGAAATCATGGAAATACTTGCTGCGTATGACCTGACCGGATCGTTGCGTGCGGCCGCGGAGCTCACCGGCTGCTCGCACCACACGGTCGCCCGGCACGTCGCTGCCCGGGACGCGGGCCAACCGATCGCCGAGCCGGTCTACCGGGGCCGGGTCACCGATGCGTTCCTGCCCAAGATCGAAGAGTGGATCGAGGCCTCCAAGGGCAAGATCCGCGCCGACAAGGCCCACGAGAAACTCCAGGCCCTCGGCTACAGGGGTTCGGAACGCTCGACCCGCCGGGCAGTCGCGCAGGTCCGCGCGGCCTGGCGGCTGGGCCATGTCCGGGTGCACCGCCCCTGGGTGACCGAGCCTGGGCAGTGGATCCAATACGATTTCGGCGACGGTCCCCTGATCGAGGGGAAGAAGACCGTGCTGTTCGTGGCGTGGCTGGCCTGGTCGAGGTTCCGGGTCGTGATCGCCCTGCGGGATCGGACGGCGCCGAGTGTGTTCGCGGCGCTGGACCGCACGTTCCGTGTCATGGGCGGCGCCCCGACCTACGTCCTGACGGATAACGAGAAGACGGTCACCGTTTCCCATGTCGCCGGGGTCCCGGTCCGTAACCAGCAGACGGTCGACTTCGCCCGCCATTACGGTGTCACGGTGCTGACCTGCCAGCCGGCGGATCCCGCGTCCAAGGGCGGGGTGGAGGCCTCGGTGAAGATCGCCAAAGCCGACATCGTGCCCAAGGACACCAACCTGCGCGCCGATTATGCTTCCTTCGCCGAGATCGAAGCGGCCTGCCAGGCGTTCATGGACGAGGTCAACAACCGTGAGCACCGTGCGACCCGACGCAAACCCGCCGCGATGCTGGCCGAGGAAGCGCCACGGTTGCACCGCATCCCGGACACCGCGCACACGGTCGCGTTCGGCCTCTCCCGCAGCGTCCCGGAGAACACACCGATGGTCACGTTCGAGAACGGCCAATACTCCGTCCCGGCCTATCTGCTCGGCGCGAAGGTGTTCGTCCGATCCCACGGCGCCGGAGGCGACGAGCAGGTCATCGTGGTCCACCACGGCAGCAAGGGCCCGGTGGAAGTCGCCCGGCACCCGCGCGCCCGGCCCGGCAGCCCGGCGATCAACGACGCGCACTTCCCGGACCACCGGCCCAGGATCCCGGGCGATTACACGGCGAAAGCCAGGACGGCCGCGGAGGTCGAGTTCCTCGCGATCGGGGACGGCGCCCGGACCTGGCTGCTCGAAGCCGCCGCGGCGGGCACGGCCCGGATGAACGTGAAGATGGCCGAAGCGGTCGCCCTGGCCAAGATCGCAGGCCAGGCAGACGTCGACCACGCACTGGGAACCGCGGCCATCCATGGCCGCTTCGCGAACAAGGACCTCGCCTCGATCCTCAACGCCGCCCTGACCCGCACCACCACCCATGCCGCCGGGGAAACCCGGTCCCTCACCCAAGGCACGGCCGGGTGGGCCGCTATCGGCCGCCCACCCGCAACCGGCGGCGCCGCCGGCGTTCTGGAGGAGAGCGCATGA
- the istB gene encoding IS21-like element helper ATPase IstB, which translates to MSPVPDTAPALAPELEALMRQLKMPHARALAPELIATARAQRWEPAEVIKALFTEETAGRARSMLATRRKAAGFPTGKTFDTWDPAASSIPAPTQQALRTLEWIGRKENVVICGPSGTGKTFFLEALGQQAVEAGMRVAWFRLEDLGALMRAHRSDDSVTKVVARILRADLVVVDDIGLLPVGTDAAEGLYRLVDAAYEKRSIAVSSNLHPAGFDELMPKTLATATVDRLLHHAHLCQTSGDSIRLSQALAGKGVTPMN; encoded by the coding sequence ATGAGCCCCGTCCCGGACACCGCACCCGCGCTGGCGCCGGAGCTGGAGGCGCTGATGCGGCAGCTGAAGATGCCCCATGCGAGGGCTCTGGCCCCGGAACTGATCGCGACCGCCCGCGCCCAGCGCTGGGAACCGGCCGAGGTCATCAAAGCCCTCTTCACCGAGGAAACCGCCGGACGGGCCCGGTCCATGCTCGCCACCCGGCGCAAAGCCGCGGGCTTCCCGACCGGGAAAACCTTCGACACCTGGGACCCCGCCGCCTCCTCGATCCCCGCCCCGACACAGCAGGCACTGCGGACGCTGGAATGGATCGGACGCAAGGAGAACGTCGTGATCTGCGGCCCCTCCGGCACAGGCAAGACATTCTTCCTCGAGGCCCTCGGGCAGCAGGCCGTCGAGGCCGGGATGCGGGTCGCATGGTTCCGCCTCGAGGACCTCGGTGCCCTTATGCGCGCCCACCGCTCCGATGACAGCGTCACCAAAGTCGTCGCCCGGATCCTGCGCGCAGATTTAGTGGTGGTCGATGACATAGGACTTTTGCCGGTGGGCACCGACGCGGCCGAGGGCCTCTACCGCCTCGTCGACGCCGCCTACGAGAAGCGCTCCATCGCGGTGTCCTCAAACTTGCATCCCGCCGGCTTTGACGAGCTCATGCCCAAAACCCTCGCCACGGCAACCGTGGACCGGCTGCTGCACCACGCCCACCTCTGCCAGACCTCAGGGGATTCAATCCGCCTCAGCCAGGCCCTGGCCGGAAAAGGAGTCACACCAATGAACTAA
- a CDS encoding GAF domain-containing protein has product MDYGLRFSDPAKYSRALRRAHELVISGVPRPEIPNNLADSWRRSMALGISPDQHSPRHLHDAADVLELRREHRLQQVMPALSDLLADDSSSGRHLLVLTDARGEILWRVGSPEVLRRADRLEFSEGADWSEAGIGTNAISEALVTGRPVQLFSAEHLVRTHHEWACTAAPITDPLTGALLGVLDVSGPLDTLSADTLRMVRCAVRVAEALLGTPDGGTSLSASSPRGASRQSIRRPVAAVESLELLGDKPAAVFRDGSRMPLTLRRAEILALLDSRAQGWTAEELAYELYGDAGTPQAIRTEMFRVRSMLGDAVESNPYRFVAGLAGRSDSGRVLRLLHEGRVADALEAYRAPLLSRSGPLPSSCSGINWTWPSARPCGPAATRGF; this is encoded by the coding sequence TTGGACTACGGCCTGAGGTTTTCGGATCCGGCGAAGTACTCGCGCGCCCTGCGCCGCGCCCACGAACTGGTCATCTCCGGCGTCCCGCGCCCGGAGATCCCCAACAACCTGGCGGATTCATGGCGCCGCTCCATGGCCCTGGGCATCAGCCCGGACCAGCACAGCCCGCGGCACCTGCACGACGCCGCCGACGTCCTGGAGCTGCGGCGGGAGCACCGGCTCCAGCAGGTCATGCCGGCGCTCAGCGACCTGCTGGCCGACGACTCCAGTTCCGGCCGGCACCTGCTGGTGCTGACCGACGCCCGCGGCGAGATCCTGTGGCGGGTGGGCAGCCCGGAGGTGCTGCGGCGGGCGGACCGGCTTGAGTTCTCCGAAGGGGCCGACTGGTCCGAGGCCGGTATCGGCACCAACGCCATCAGCGAGGCGCTGGTCACCGGCCGGCCTGTGCAGCTGTTCTCCGCCGAGCACCTGGTCCGCACCCACCACGAGTGGGCGTGCACGGCGGCGCCCATCACGGACCCTTTGACGGGTGCGTTGTTGGGAGTACTCGATGTCTCCGGACCGCTGGACACTCTCAGCGCGGACACGCTGCGGATGGTGCGGTGCGCGGTCCGGGTGGCGGAGGCGCTGTTGGGAACGCCCGACGGCGGGACGTCCTTGAGTGCCTCATCTCCCCGGGGTGCGTCCCGGCAGTCAATCCGCCGGCCGGTTGCGGCCGTTGAGTCGCTGGAGCTTCTCGGGGACAAGCCTGCCGCGGTGTTTCGGGACGGCAGCCGGATGCCGCTGACGCTGCGCCGGGCGGAAATCCTGGCGCTGCTGGATTCACGCGCCCAGGGCTGGACGGCCGAGGAACTGGCCTATGAGCTCTATGGGGACGCGGGCACGCCGCAGGCCATCCGCACAGAGATGTTCCGGGTCCGCTCCATGCTGGGCGATGCCGTGGAGTCGAACCCCTACCGGTTCGTCGCCGGCCTGGCCGGTCGTTCGGATTCGGGGCGGGTCCTGCGGCTGCTGCACGAGGGACGGGTGGCTGACGCGCTGGAGGCGTACCGGGCTCCCCTGCTCAGCCGCTCGGGGCCCTTGCCGTCCAGCTGCTCCGGGATCAACTGGACCTGGCCCTCGGCTCGGCCGTGCGGTCCAGCGGCGACGCGGGGCTTCTGA
- a CDS encoding 2,3-butanediol dehydrogenase yields the protein MKAARFHGRKDIRIEDIPEPELRAGTVKIDVAWCGICGTDLHEYLEGPIFVPAPGHPHPLSHEEAPVTLGHEFSGTVSEVGEGVEGLEVGDNVVVEPYFVDDDCDMCTAGSYHLCRQMGFIGLSGGGGGLSEKIVVEKRWVHPIGSIPLDEAALIEPLSVAHHAVARSGAKAGDVALVGGSGPIGLLTAAVLKGMGVTTIISELTQARKEKAVSSGVAVHVLDPSREDVPARVRELTGGTGADVAFECAGVNAVLDTMLDAVRPGAVVVNVSIWGAPATVDMQNLVLKEIDLRGTIAYVRDHPAVIKMVQDGKVDLKPFITGRIALEDLVEQGFDTLINHKDTAVKVLVHP from the coding sequence ATGAAGGCTGCACGTTTCCACGGCCGCAAGGACATCCGCATCGAGGACATTCCGGAGCCGGAACTGCGGGCAGGAACGGTGAAGATCGACGTCGCCTGGTGCGGCATCTGCGGAACCGACCTGCACGAATACCTGGAAGGCCCCATCTTCGTCCCCGCACCGGGGCATCCGCACCCGCTCTCCCACGAGGAAGCACCGGTGACCCTGGGGCACGAATTTTCCGGGACTGTGTCCGAAGTCGGCGAAGGGGTGGAGGGGCTGGAAGTGGGTGACAACGTCGTCGTCGAACCCTATTTTGTGGACGACGACTGCGACATGTGCACGGCGGGCAGCTACCACCTGTGCCGGCAGATGGGCTTCATCGGGCTCTCCGGCGGCGGCGGGGGCCTGAGCGAAAAGATCGTGGTGGAGAAACGGTGGGTGCACCCCATCGGCAGCATTCCCCTGGACGAGGCGGCCCTGATCGAGCCGCTGTCCGTGGCCCACCACGCGGTGGCGCGCAGCGGCGCCAAGGCCGGCGACGTGGCCCTGGTGGGCGGGTCGGGCCCCATCGGGCTGCTGACCGCGGCCGTCCTCAAAGGCATGGGCGTGACCACGATCATCAGCGAACTGACCCAGGCCCGCAAGGAAAAGGCCGTCTCCAGCGGCGTCGCGGTCCATGTGCTGGACCCCAGCCGGGAGGACGTTCCGGCGCGGGTGCGGGAACTGACCGGGGGAACGGGGGCGGACGTCGCGTTCGAGTGCGCCGGGGTGAACGCGGTGCTGGACACCATGCTCGACGCCGTCCGGCCGGGAGCCGTGGTGGTCAACGTATCCATCTGGGGTGCGCCGGCAACCGTGGACATGCAGAATCTGGTGCTCAAGGAGATCGACCTCCGCGGCACCATCGCCTACGTCCGGGACCACCCCGCCGTCATCAAGATGGTGCAGGACGGCAAGGTAGACCTCAAGCCCTTCATCACCGGCCGGATCGCGCTGGAGGACCTGGTGGAGCAGGGCTTCGACACCCTCATCAACCACAAAGACACGGCCGTGAAGGTGCTGGTGCACCCGTAA
- a CDS encoding S8 family serine peptidase: MRKLVLASLAALLLVIGTLLGAVVPGNAAPTPPITAGQILVKFRDNAAAAGVLRSYGLTDGPGVGSTGAHLITVPAGKELQLVEALGRNPVVEYAEPDYVVTPASDDTYFPRQYALQNDGQSFTNTDGTVTVPTGTTDADVDAVEAWTVTTGTGIRVAVLDSGVATDNPDITPKVVARVNYTTSRSNDDNYGHGTHVAGIVAATANNGIGVAGVCPGCTILAGKILSDTGAGSSSGLANGINWAVKNGAQVINMSLVVGASTTLETAVNNAWNAGVVLVAAAGNGGNTSMNYPAAYPNVISVGATDNNDKKASFSTYGAWVDVAAPGVSVYSTFPNHRFTLAREYNRSQGYDIGSGTSMASPIVAAVAALARSANPGGTNSDIRAKVESTTDAVGAIGTDWAHGRVNAYNAVRP, encoded by the coding sequence ATGAGAAAACTCGTGCTCGCCAGTCTCGCCGCACTGCTCCTGGTCATTGGCACCCTGCTGGGCGCGGTGGTCCCAGGCAACGCCGCGCCCACTCCGCCCATCACGGCAGGGCAGATCTTGGTCAAGTTCCGCGACAACGCCGCGGCGGCGGGCGTCCTCCGCTCGTACGGGCTTACCGACGGGCCCGGCGTCGGCAGCACCGGCGCGCACCTGATCACGGTGCCCGCAGGAAAGGAGCTGCAGCTGGTCGAAGCGCTGGGCCGGAACCCGGTGGTGGAATATGCCGAACCTGACTACGTGGTCACCCCGGCCTCAGACGACACCTACTTTCCCCGGCAGTACGCGCTGCAAAATGATGGCCAGTCATTCACGAACACCGACGGTACGGTGACGGTTCCCACGGGGACCACGGACGCCGATGTGGACGCCGTCGAAGCCTGGACCGTCACCACCGGTACCGGGATCAGAGTGGCTGTCCTCGACTCCGGCGTCGCGACCGACAACCCCGACATCACCCCGAAGGTCGTGGCACGGGTCAACTACACCACGTCGAGAAGCAACGACGATAACTACGGCCACGGCACACACGTCGCCGGGATCGTCGCCGCGACCGCCAACAATGGAATTGGCGTCGCCGGCGTGTGCCCGGGATGCACCATCCTGGCTGGAAAAATCCTCAGCGACACAGGAGCGGGGTCCAGCTCAGGCCTTGCGAACGGCATCAACTGGGCAGTCAAGAATGGTGCGCAAGTCATCAACATGAGCCTGGTCGTTGGCGCTTCAACCACCCTGGAAACCGCGGTCAACAACGCTTGGAACGCGGGCGTGGTGCTGGTTGCTGCAGCCGGCAACGGGGGGAACACCAGCATGAATTACCCGGCCGCATACCCCAATGTCATTTCCGTGGGGGCAACGGACAACAACGACAAGAAAGCGTCGTTCTCCACCTATGGCGCGTGGGTGGACGTGGCAGCGCCGGGGGTCAGCGTTTACTCCACCTTCCCCAACCACAGGTTCACCCTTGCCAGGGAGTACAACCGTTCCCAGGGGTATGACATCGGCAGCGGCACCTCGATGGCCTCACCGATTGTTGCCGCAGTCGCTGCGCTCGCCCGCAGCGCCAACCCCGGCGGCACCAACTCGGACATCCGCGCCAAGGTGGAATCCACTACCGACGCAGTTGGCGCCATCGGCACTGACTGGGCTCATGGGAGGGTGAACGCTTACAACGCCGTCCGCCCTTAG
- a CDS encoding methyltransferase domain-containing protein: MDTVGDRLGLRPGQACVDIGCGYGSTARRLAVTRGVRVTGFTRSAEQARYAAVPPVPGVDVQVRDWLGNGLSDASADAAWAIESSEHMVDKPRFFAEAHRVLAPGGRFVICAWLAETGARGWKVRHLLEPICREGRLPSMGTREEYEAMAMAAGFTVTGYEDVSRRVARTWPICARRLVKALLVDRETRRLALGARNLNSFLGIPRLILAYRTGAMRYGIFTLTKVEENGAAPGKSTQQKPADRTPA, encoded by the coding sequence GTGGACACCGTCGGCGATCGGTTGGGCCTCAGGCCCGGCCAGGCGTGCGTCGACATCGGCTGCGGTTACGGCTCCACAGCACGGCGCCTTGCGGTGACACGTGGGGTCCGCGTCACCGGCTTCACGCGGTCCGCTGAGCAGGCCCGCTACGCCGCCGTGCCTCCAGTTCCCGGCGTCGATGTCCAGGTCCGCGACTGGCTCGGCAACGGGCTGTCCGACGCCTCGGCCGATGCCGCCTGGGCGATCGAGTCGAGCGAGCACATGGTGGATAAGCCCAGGTTCTTCGCCGAGGCGCACCGCGTGCTGGCGCCCGGCGGCCGCTTCGTCATCTGTGCGTGGCTCGCCGAGACCGGTGCTCGAGGCTGGAAGGTCCGCCACCTGCTCGAGCCGATCTGCCGCGAGGGGCGCCTGCCCTCGATGGGCACGCGAGAGGAGTACGAGGCGATGGCCATGGCGGCGGGCTTTACGGTCACCGGCTATGAGGATGTCAGCCGCCGCGTCGCCCGCACCTGGCCGATCTGCGCTCGCCGGCTCGTGAAGGCCCTGCTCGTCGACCGCGAGACACGCCGTCTGGCCCTCGGCGCACGCAACCTCAACTCGTTTCTGGGCATTCCCCGCCTGATCCTCGCCTACCGCACCGGTGCGATGCGCTACGGGATCTTCACGCTCACCAAGGTTGAGGAGAACGGGGCCGCACCCGGCAAATCGACGCAGCAGAAGCCGGCTGATCGCACGCCCGCTTAA
- a CDS encoding nucleoside deaminase yields the protein MTHELHASAAPELDRTAHPAFEAAYQAARKSLAEGGIPIGAALARDGVVIASGHNERVQNADPIAHGEMSALRAAGRQNSYRDTTLYTTLAPCAMCAGTIVQFKIPRVVVGEARTFDGELELLRTRGVEVVVLDDQRSVDMMRTFQSDNPELWAEDIAEEIVE from the coding sequence ATGACCCACGAGCTGCACGCATCCGCCGCGCCGGAACTGGACCGCACCGCCCACCCGGCATTCGAGGCCGCCTATCAGGCCGCCCGGAAAAGCCTGGCTGAGGGCGGCATCCCCATCGGAGCTGCGCTCGCCCGGGACGGTGTGGTCATTGCCAGCGGGCACAACGAACGGGTCCAGAACGCCGATCCGATTGCCCATGGAGAAATGTCGGCGCTCCGCGCCGCCGGCCGGCAGAACAGTTACCGGGACACCACGCTCTACACCACCCTCGCCCCGTGTGCCATGTGCGCCGGAACCATCGTCCAGTTCAAGATTCCCCGCGTGGTGGTGGGTGAAGCCCGCACCTTCGACGGCGAGCTGGAGCTCCTGCGGACACGCGGAGTTGAGGTGGTGGTCCTGGATGATCAGCGTTCCGTCGACATGATGCGCACATTCCAGTCCGACAACCCGGAGCTCTGGGCGGAGGACATCGCGGAGGAGATCGTCGAGTAG